ATGATGGCCACCTTCTTCTCCTGGCGTGCCAGGCTCATGGATCTGGGGGTGCCAGGTGTGCGGGGTGTCCTGGGGTAGCTGGGGGTGCCTGGGGTCCCAGGGGTGCGGCAGGAGTAGCTGGGCGGGGTGCAGGGTGTGATGGCTGTAGAGCCCGGGGTAATTGGAGTGCAGGTTCCACTCCGTGCTGATCTGGAGCGAGCATGATCAGTCCCTGTGGATAAAATAAACCAGTCTTCTGACCATGTGCATTCACTTTTTGGGCTATTGGCTTAATTTGAAGAGGAGCTGACCAGTCAATGCCAAAATAGCAGGACTGTCTATGACATTTGCACATCTCCCCTCCCTCAACCTTCAAAGTTCATCTAGCTTTCAAGACATCACATTGCAATGTGTTAATGATTAAACAGAAGCGCTCCCCCTACAGCGCACATTCTGTGTGGGAAGAGAAAACAGTAACAAGCACATTCTGTAAAATGCAGTTAACTTAACACAGTTAACTTAATACAGTAGGATTCACTTCTTAAAACCCAAGTCCTACTGTAAGTGCAACTGCATTTGTTATCTTTCTGCACGCTGTATGTTTCAGTTTTAGTAGAAGCATGTTAACTGAGAGCCACTGTTTTGAGAGAACTCCTGTTCCTCTGTGAGGATTTCTTACTGTCACTGCAAATACATTATAAATCAATTATTCATGGAGTCTGTTAGGGGTTTCATTTGTCATCTCTCTTTAATCCAAACTCTCATCGGCTGAAACAATGGAATTGTTTTAGGAGAAATTTGTAATTGTGATGAGGATATGGAGTTGTAAGAAAGCAGTCTGCTAAGGAGGTTCTAGTGGTGTGATGTGATGAGGATATGGATGGTAAGAAAGCAGTTTGCTAAGGAGGTTCTAGTGGTGTGATGTGATGAGGATATGGAGGGTAAGAAAGCAGTCTGCTAAGGAGGTTCTAGTGGTGTGATGTGATGAGGATATGGATGGTAAGAAAGCAGTCTGCTAAGGAGGTTCTAGTGGTGTGATGTGATGAGGATATGGATGGTAAGAAAGCAGTCTGTTAAGGAGGTTCTAGTGGTGTGATGTGATGAGGATATGGATGGTAAGAAAGCAGTCTGCTAAGGAGGTTCTAGTGGTGTGATGTGATGAGGATATGGAGGGGTAAGACAGGAATCCAGCTACCTGCCACTCCGCTTCGGCTAGCCCTCTGCTCAGCTCGTCCTTCAGATCGAATCGCTACATAGCGAGGAAAGGAACAGGGAGACGCAGGGCAGGGAAGgtaagggggagagagagggaaacaCAGCCGTGAATAGAGGCTCTACTGGCTCTACCACACCACAAAAGCACTTGCCAGGGTAAGGAataaagcatttgttttatagtgctatttttattttatttatattgcgACTTTCATACCATCTCAAAGGTGCTTTACATGTCGTTTAAAACAGAAGGATgcagcatctctaatagaaaAGGGCAACGAATTCCACAATCTGAGGACATTATAACTGAATGAATTCTCGGAAAAGCCTTAAGTACCATTTCTCTACAAACCAGCCAGAAAGCAAAAGCCTTTCTACGTTTTTACAATATAGAACAGTAAACAGATAATCAGTTAGCCCATCACTGTCTTTCTTGTTGTAAACCTCAAAACGTTTtgcctttctttttattattattattatttttttttacttattttttatagTAAATGTCAAACTTGGTATTTTGCGATTATGTAACTTAGAATATAATTTTGACAACACTGGCAAATATTTTAATCAGCAAGTACAACAGCATGCTACAGAAGATAAGATAAACTGCAACCTTATAATACTACTTAATCATTCTACATTTTAAAGCTTTAAATTATAGTCTTGCTCATTTGTTCTGCCAGGGCAATTACTGCAGTGGTAAGGAATTCAATTTAGGCTTTATTCAGTGAGTCCAGGTACCTACGCTCACTCCCATCACTTCTGTGGTGTAGATGTTTGCCGTGGAATCAAGGAATGTGTCATAGCTTTATTATAAAAAGGAGATTATTTGTGATGCAAAGTCTCTTCCAGCAAAGTGTCTCGTGGGTGGAATGCAGAAGGCAACATAACATTTATAACGTTTAAAAATCTTTCATCTGTTCAGTTTCAGAATAATCATGAAATACAGATGGTAACAGGTACATGCAAAACCTGAAGCTTGTATACACTGTGGAGTCATTTAACACCCAAGCGTGTTTGTGAAATACATTCTATTTGTACGGTTATATAcagtacgcacacacacactgataatggGGGGAATCATTGAAATACATTCCTCAATTGTTTATTGCAAGTTTTGTTTCTTGAAATGGGTGTTTTTCTCCTTCCCCCAAAACATTGTGCTTATACAATGACGCTTTGAAGATAAACAGCTTTGTGAATGTTCCACAaagtgtttttattacatttcatacAAAACCGTGGTAACTTTATTTTAAATCTATTCATTCCACAAATAGATTTGCCAATttaaatgcgtttttttttttttttaatgattttatccTGCAAACACAAATGTAATTACACTGCAACTACAATGTACATTCTAGTGCAATAAAAAGCGATTAGAATATTGTTTCCAAAATGTTTTGATGTTAAAATCTAAATCAGGGAAACACAATTAAGCAGCGCAGTATTTTGCGCCTGGGAAGCTCTGAGGATGCACTCACATGTGGGGCGTCTTGGTGCGGTGGAGCCGGAGCTGGTGATGGAGGTGGAGCTCTCCTCATGATCGGCAGGGCCGGCTCGGCGCGAGGTCAGGATGGAGGAGGGTCTGGGCAGGGAAGAGCGCTTCTCAGGGCTCTGCGTGGTGCCATCCTGTCAGGGAATCAACCCACACAACATGATTCTAGTGGCTGGTCCACgtgggagggtgtgtgtgtgtgtgtgtgtgtggtgtgtgtgtgtgtgcgtgagtgcgtgtgtgtgtgtgtgagtgcgggcgggtgtgtgtgtgtgtatgtgtgtgtgtgcgtgagtgcgtgtgtgtgtgtgtgagtgcgtgtgtgtgcgcgcgtgtgatgcgtctgtgtgtgcatgcgtgcgtgcgtttgtgtgtgtaGCTACTCTGGTACAAAAGTGAGAATTTTTGTAAGAAAAAAACCCAAATGCCTGTATATCTCAATATCTTAAAGCGTTACTGGTTCAACGTTACAATACATCTGTTGttaatatacagctctggccagatTGCAGGGTCAGCATGTCTCTCAgtctatttatattttattttagggaAAAAAAGGCCACAGAATGaataaggaatttaaaaaaaaatgtacaatacagtatacagatgacGGGGTacagtcacaaaaaaaaaaaaaaaaaaaaagtttaatggatGGATGATTAATGGACCCCAGATTTGCTCAGTTTTAGTTGAATGCCTTTTTGGACCTAATCATAAACGTCAAGCCTCAGCTGTCAGTTACAGTTTATAGAATGCCGGGAGAAAGATTGAGATAGTAAGATAACGTTCTCCGCACGTCCACCTGCTTATCTTATACTCTGAAATAAATGATTATCTCTATATAACAATTCCCCATGTTCTCGGTGAGCCACTGtagtatcccttataaaagtttaccggtATTTTTGTATGCcacttttgcagttttcccatggttatactatgcatttaccatagtttaccctggtttgccatgtttattaacatgctttaccatacctctctgtacaaTGCTTTCCTACTCTTTACCACcctatgatttattacactttgttatactCTCACAGTGGGAAACTCTTGGATGCTTGGTGGAGCCCCCTTACCTGTACTGTATCGTTTATATTGTAGACCCTGGACCCTGCAGAAGAGGGCCGGACTGAGTAAAGCTCTGACTTAAGGTAAGATTTGTTCTCTGTGAGCGAGCAAGCTGAGCTGGGTCTCGGAGGGAAGAAGGCTGCTGCTGCTCGCTCTTTTGTGGTAGGAATCTTTGTTAGAGCAGATGAGGATGAGTTCTtgtgatgagagagaggggggagtgaTGGGGAGAAAGGgggatacaaaataaatgtaaaaaacaaaacaaacgaaaaTCAAATGTGATCAAAATCAACAAGCACGGCAAACAAcgtccaaaatatatatatatatatatgatcatggaaaatatataatacaataaatataacatgAAGTCTTAAGAACGGGACACTTGAGACTATAGTGATGCAAATCTTTAGCCCCTTAAGGACCAGGCATTTTCAGTTGACCCTTTCAGAAACTAACAATGATTTATTATTAGCAAAAGCTATCAATGTGATGTGATACAGCATGTATACCTACTCCGGTTgctaatgaactcctattttattttaaaaacactgaatgaaTGATTAACAATTAGCtgatatgtacagtatacaaatcatttttaaataaacagaattAAGATGAAAATGAACTTACAGCGATCTTGTCCCTGGATTGTCTTGCAGTGCTGAGGGGCTGCCTACCTTCGGCAGCTGCGACCGCTGCAGGAAAGAAGGCCTGAGTTTAAAGGCTGAGGTTTGTGGAAACGCAGAGAGAAGGCAGCAATGATCAGGGTAAATAATGGCATATGAAATATCAAGTCTAATAAAGCAGCAGctgaatatgaatatgaaaatCCACCCTCCAGAAAACTAGCGATTCAAAAAACACACAAGCTATGGGATACTTACCTACTGTCCAGTCTATATACCAGCGAGGGAGATGGTTCTCTCTGTTATGCTCTGTTACCTCTTCTTATAGCTATTATGGGctattaaatgcttttttttaaggcCCTGGATTTAAAGAAAAGTAATTTGTGCTGCTTCTGCTCTCTGCCTAAGTGTTTATGGTTGAGCCTGTGTGATGTTTATCAAAACTGTACCATGTTCTGTTGCTATTGGAGGATGACAGtgtttggaatcccaatgaaagtgaacaGCAGAGAGATTCCCTTGTCATTTAATAAATCATAGTGTAAACTGTATAGATAAAGAGATGACAGTTCAGTAAATGAACCCCAAATGATTAAAGCTAATAAAATACTGGGGGCTACTGATGGTTATAAATACCGTcaccatttaaatattaaattaggaccacAACTGTTACATCaaaggcaaaaaataaaataaatagacttTAGAGTCTCACACACACGCTCAATGTTAGAGATGCTGGTAAGTCCacttatttgaatgatttaaatgaCAGTAGTATTTAAATTCACCACCATTTCGATCAATTGAACAGTATCTACCGTAAAAAAATGATGGATGTAACTGGATTTTTTAAGGCATTTGGGTCCTGACCCAATAAAATACTTAGGTGTAGTTTTCCACCAGCAATTGATTTCATAAACCAGACCATTCTTGACCACCTGGTAAGATTAAACTCTGTGATGACTTTAACAGAATGCCCTGCATGGGGGCAAGAGATCTCAAGATCCCAACTACCCAGAAATAGATCAGAGCAGCTGTGAGCCTGGAATATCAGCCTGGGTCACACTGTATGTTAGTACACTGGTTAAACAAACACTTGGCATTGCCTGGGCTATATGGATGTTTCTAGCAAAGCTTCTTAAAACATATCATCAGTTTTAAAACCCGCCAAACAGAGAATCCACAGAAGAGCGATTTACACAGGCGCTGTACAATATGCCCATGGTGTGGTAAACCAGCTGATGGAATTCTTTCTCATTCTGTCACCAATACACATGATACCTGAACAGAAAGTCACCACTGCCAAATAGAGCGAAACATACGTGAATAATGCACCACGCCAACGTACCACCATCGCATGAGCACATCTGTAGCTGATACAGTAAAAAGCATGTATGATCATGGCTGCTGCCAAAAAAGATGCAACTAAAACATAATAAAGAAAGAAGGATAACTCACGAATGGCATAAGCGTTTAGaactacaacaaaaaagcaaaacagcCCAGCAGTttctaaaaacaacaacaacaacatcaacagcgcacaaaaataaaacaaataaaataaaatgaacaaaattCATTCTAGCGATGAGATACGAATGTCCATGTTTGCCAGCCACATTGCAGATCGTTTTGTTTTGAGTTTACAAAGTCACCTGTCGGTTTCCGTTTAGCAGAGGAATGATGGTGAGCTGGTCTAGGGTACCTGACCGCTGGTTTTAATGGGATTTTCCGGGAAGGAGACCGGGTCTGAATGTCAGATTTTTTAGtaagttcagccttcttaaacaCTGCTATAAGAAGGAGAGACAAAGTCAGATAGGAAAAGTAAAGCACTGACAAAGAAAGGCTTAAACATGACACAGGTAACCCCCTTACAAGCAATTCAATTCCCAATATTAAACAAGTAATTATTACTCATGTTTCTACTGTGCATTTATTCATTTAGTTTGTATTTACTGTGTGATAAAGAAAGTTTAAATACAATTTGACATGCCTAGCTTAATCAACAGTTTCTCGCTACTCAACAGCTGCAGCTTACTCTTCCCTATCAACACAAGGCAGTCAGAAGTTGCTGTTGCAGTCTGCTTTTTAGGTTCCATCTGGGGACTTCAAGGAGGACTAAGCTTTGTACTTGTGCCGATGGGGTTTTGCGCATCACATCTCATTTACAAACATTTTCTTTGTGAAAATGGTGCAAGAGCTAAGCCTGCATTGCCTTTCCAAAGCTCTTTCAAATCTTTATGAGTACAAGGATATCAGAATACCAATATGATAAACACATGCTAATCATTGCAcataaactttatatatatatatatatatatatatatatatatatatatatatatatatatatatacatattacacatattacacacacatatatatatatatatatatatatatatatatatatatatatatatatatatatatatatatatatatatatatatgtgtgtaattaggatcgatttttattttgtttagaaattacatattatattgtatttaccaTTTACCAAATAAATTGTATAATGGCAATAATAAACCACCATACAAAAAAGAAGTATTCATGTCTAGTGTAGGaaccttttttcttcttcatgtCGTCCCTCGGGACCATACTGGGCTCCTTTTTGGCCGCTTTCCTTTCAGGGGTGGACACTCTGCCTTTCCCCCTGCTCAGTGCCTTGTCCTTCGCGTGTTTTTCCACAGAGGGTCTTCTAATTTTAGGGCTCTCAGTTTTGGGGAGAGGTTCGATCTTTTCGGTCATGATGCTCCTGTCATCATCTGCAGTTCAGAATGAGCAAAATACGCAGCTGTGAGCTTTGACTGGCACAAGAACTCTTTGGGCAGGGGGCTTTAGAAAAAGTATGCTAAACCCAGTTACAAGTAAATGGTCTAGATACAGAAATATATTCTTAATTATACTAAGGTTATCTGGTATCAGGTACTGTACTAACACATTATCTGATTTAAAAACTGTACCCCCACCCACCCCATTATCAGGTTCTCTTATCTTACACATACTTAACACACATTATACAGAGATGGCTACATACTCACTACGTATATGGCTACCTCTGTTTGAACACTCCCTGCATTAAGGCTGCAATGCTCTGCACCCCTTAAAAACACTCCCTTAAAAACTATGCAATACAATACTTCCAAGGTAAATCTGTCATTATACAGCAGttgattttaaaaacatacacaaaGATGATTAAAGAGTGGAGTGTACATGTCAAACTCTATCCTAGCACTGAAAGGCAAAAGTTTAAAACCGCACCTTGAGCGTCCTGCCAAGCGCTGTCGGTATCCAAGATGGAGTCATCGATGGTTGTTTCATCCTTGTACTCATCATAAGTCTCTGTTCTACATTCTGATACAGGGACTTCCTTCTCTGGAGAGGAGGGAGCTACAGGAAGCTCCTCCAGACTTGCAGCCTGAATCTCTTCTTCTTCAGCCACCTCAGCTTGCCCATCTTCATCTTCAGTGGCATCCTGCATGACCGCTCCCTCAACTGGGTCAGAGAATCTCACACTATGGCAGGAGTCATCACCCTCCTCAATAGTTTGGACCACTGTAATGAAATCATCTTCCACGGTGACAATTGATTCTATAGCCCCCCTGGTTTCAAGGGTTTGATCAGTGTCCACATCCTCTGTAGATATCTGCGTTACAGGGGCGATCTCCTCCAGAACCTCTTTTGGTTCTTCACCCACTTCTACAGCATCTTCTATAATGCCGCCGCCTTCTTTCTGTTCCACAGCTTCCATGGCCTGAGCTTCCAAAGTCACTGGAGCAGGTTCAACAGCCAGTACAGGCTCAAGAGGAGCTTCCTCTGGCCTCTCTTCCTCTGGCCTCTCTTCCTCTGGCCTCGCAGGTTCAACAGCCAGTACAGGCTCAAGAGGAGCTTCCTCTAGCCTCTCTTCCTCTGGCCTCGCAGGTTCAACAGCCAGTACAGGCTCAAGAGGAGCTTCCTCTGGCCTCTCTTCCTCTGGCCTCGCAGGTTCAACAGCCAGTACAGGCTCAAGAGGAGCTTCCTTTGGCCTCTCTTCATCTGGCCTCTCTTCCTCTGGCCTCTCTTCCTCTGGCCTCGCAGGTTCAACAGCCAGTACAGGCTCAAGAGGAGCTTCCTTTGGCCTCTCTTCATCTGGCCTCTCTTCCTCTGGCCTCACAGGTTCAACAGCCAGTACAGGCTCAAGAGGAGCTTCCTTTGGCCTCTCTTCCTCTGGCCTCTCTTCATCTGGCCTCTCTTCCTCTGGCCTCTCTTCATCAGCAACCTTGGCTGTTGGGGGCAATTCCTCAACTGTCTGCTTTGATTCTGCAGCTTTATAGACCTCAATTGTGACCTCTATAGATGGTACCTGCTTCACAGGTTTAGGCTTCGTACCTCCTTCCTCATTGGAGCCGAGAACGCCCATGAGCTGATAGGCGTCTTCTGCATCCACTTCTTCATAGGCCTCCTGGTGCACCAAGTCTGGCTTGTCTTTCATTTTATCTTTTGTTTCTAGTAGTTCTCGCCCTTCAGCTAAGCTCAGAGACCTATCCTCAAGTTGTGGTTCTTTTACTGAACCTGCGTCTGATTTTGGTTCTTTTTCAGAAGCAGAATCTGGTTGAAGTTCTTTTTCGGAATCACCCTCTGCTTGTAGTTCATTTTTGGAATCAGCCTTCACATCTGTCTTTTCCTCTGCTGAATGTTCAGGCTTCATACCCTCAGGGATGACCTCCTCTAAAGGTTTAGCTTTGGGTTGAGGCTCAGGGATGGCCTCTTGACTTGTCTTGTCTGGCTGCACTTCATCAGTACCTTTCTTAACCTCCTCTTGCTGGTCAGTTTTCAAGGACTCTGAGGCTTTGTCTTCACTTGGCATCTCTTGCTCTTCAACCTCAGGAACAGTCTGCCTTTTGACATCAGGAACTACTTTAGGTTTAGCTGGGAGATCCAGTTCGCTTTCCTTTTCTTCTTCGTTCCCTGAAACACCAACTTGTGCATCTGTCTCTGCTTTACTGCTTTCTTTACTAACCCCTTCCATGGTTACACTTTCCTTGATTTCACAGGAGCCGTCATGTTGATCAAGTGGTTCTACTTTAGAAGAATCTTCTTTCACTTCTTTGTCCTCTGTTGTTTCTTCCTTTCTAGTCTCTTCTGCTTTGGGTTCTTCCATGAGAACTTCCTTCTCAGCAGGCTCTGCCTGAGTTTCCATAGACTCAGTTGCTTTCATAATTTCTTCCTTGTACTCCTCTAAAACTGGTGTGGTGAAGATTTGGAGAGGTGAACCCAGGGGGCTGTGCAAATCAGCAGGTGAGGGCATAGGACCAGTGTACTCACTGAAAACACAGTAGCCAATCTCTTCTTGGCTCTCACTTCTAGCTGCCTTCTGACTCATGTCCACTATAGCAAGCTGAGCCAAGGTGTCTCCCACCAGGGCTGGGATATCAGCAGGGACCGACTTTCTTCTAATCAGCTCAGTATCTGTGCTCTCAGAAGTCAGTCTGGATCTGGCACCTGCCAAGTCTAGCATCTCTGGCAAATCGGGTGCCATCACACTGCCGTTTTTATAATAATCCTTCATTTGGAACTGGGACTCTGTGGGTGATTCTGTCTGGGAGCTTGGTTTGCTTTCACCAGTGGGTAGGGATGTAGGGGAGTCTGCATCTGTGGTTTCCAGAATTACAGGAGGGAAAACTGGCCGCTTCTCTACAGCAGGTGTGGTAACTGGTAGGTAGTCTGTTGGCTCATCTAGACTACCACTGGTAAAGGATAGAATGTCTGAAGCCAGAGGTGAAAAGGTCCTTGGTGATTCCAAGGAAGCTATGGGTATGTTCAGTGAGTAGCTTCTCTGTTCCAGCGACAACCTGCCTACACTCAAACGACCTTCATCCTTCTTCTTCTCCAGCGTTGGCAGGGTTTTCAGCTCCTCCTTCACAGGGCTTTTCAGGATGTCTGGTTTGTCCACTGCTGGTTTCACATCTTGAGTCTGGGCCAGTGTGCTATAGCTTATCTCCTGGACTGAAGCAATATCACCAGCAATCTGGAACGTCTCCATCAATCCACTTGCATCAGATTCATCAATCACCCTCTGAAAAGACTCGGAGGCTTTCTCCCTTGCATCGCTCAACTCGTAATAGCCTTCCCCTTGCTGAGCATCAGCCTTTGCCTCTTCCTCTTTCAAGGCAGATGTCTCAAAATAGGCTGACATTCCTGATTTATCCTTTTCCgtgctttttaaatgtagatCCAAAGCACTGCAGGGTTCATCTTTGTCATGCAAGGCTGGTTGAATCTTAGCCTCAGTTATCTCCTTCTCCTGGATGCTTGCTTGGGTTTCTTCTTTCTCTGCAGGTTCCAGCTTTGTTTCAATCACTTTCCCTGTCTGGTCTGTTGGTAAAACTTCAGTGGGGGCTTCCTCGTTTAATTTGCTATCTGGTGCACCCGCAAGAGAAGTTTGGGGCTGTTTGACATCTGCATCCTTCTTGTCTTCACAAGGTTCAGAGGGTTTGATACTAGAGGCTCCCCGTTTCTCTGGTTCTTTCTTTGGATCCAAAACCAGTTTGCTTTCACTTTCTGCTGCACCGAAAACGTCAATTTCTGACTTAACCTCTTCCTTGTCCTCTTTGTTCTCTTGTGTTTTAACAGAAGAATGTTCTTCTTTACTAGAAGCTGCCTCTTGTGAGATAATGACTGCTTCCTTTTTCACACTAAGGTCTACAGCCTGCAATGCATCTGGTTTAACATCTTTGTCTTGTTTGGTAACTtccgctttgtctaaactgcccACACCAGTCTTTGTCAAACTAATCAGTGGCTCAGTGATTAACTCTTGAGGCTTGTCTTTTGTAGACTGGCTATCTGGAGCCTGTGGTTTTGGACTGCTTGGTACATCCACATCTCCTGGAAGTTTGCCAGCTGGGGTGTCTTTGGTTTGGGAAACATCAGTGAGGTTTACTTTCTGGTCCTCTGGGTAAGTTTTATCTGACTTCTCTGCAGTATTTGCAGGAATCTCACTAGAATCTTTCAcaatgtcagtgcatttatctgatTCTTTAGACAATAGTTTTGTGGAATCTTCAGACTGGATTTTTCCTTCTGCTGGAGAAGCAGTGGACCCTGACGGACCTGACTCAGCTTTGGGTGGCTCAGTCACAGCAGGTGTCTCTATACCTTTCAAAGGGAGGGTTTCTGAATCCTTGGACTGAGGAGTTGGAGCATGGTCTTCCTTGTTGTCCTCCTCTGAAGGTGGAGTTGTTTGGGGTTCAGTTTTAGGCTGCACATTAGATTTCTCCTCTGACCTCTCAGCTTCCTTGAGGTCCGAGCTGAGGGTAGGGGCTTGACCGCTGACTGCCCCCCCTTGGCTCTGTGTGTCCATCTTCAGGGCTGCAAGCAAATCTAAAGTAGTCTGGTTGTTCTGTTTTTGCAAGCAACACATTACAAACAGCCAAAGCTCTCCAAAAATGCATGTCTTCATACAACACAATGCACTAGGTGTTTTGAGAATGGTCAAAAAGAGCATGAAGGTACAagaaaaatggaaataaaaaaatgatccgGATGTCACTATGGTAACATGCAGAGGCACAATGCAGATGGATGGGAATCAAAAAGGAAATGCCTCAAAAATAATGCGGGAACTCcaacccttttctttttttccgtGTCAAAATCATGTCCTTGTCATTTCCTTTACAGTCTGCTTATTTCTTGGGTCATGATAACCTTGATCTTCCTTTTGAAGAGGAGGACATAACACTGTACTTGTTATTTCTGATCATGTGATGTATTTAAGAGCATATGGTTTTAATGAACCTTTTCAAGTTTTAAAGCTTGATTAAACATATTATAGTTAAGTAATATTTAGAGGGTGCTTTGAATCATCCATTCGTAGCTTTACAATACATGGTATTACCCCAGCAAAAATGATGACAGGCAAAATAGTATTACACAATAAGTGAAGTCCAATTTTTATATTTACTCTTGAGTTACAGGACACTTTTAAAgtgtaaataaacaaatcaatcaaAAACAGTTGTGTACATGTGGCAGGAAAAAGTAAAGCCACAATCTTACAGATAAGGTTATTACACCATTACTATAATTGCCTAAAATAGGTCTGTATGGATTTATACCGCAATTTTAAGGGATATTAATTACTATGGAGTTATGCATGAAGGCACTTTATACAAATAAAGTACATATGTAATTGCAACTGTAATAAGATACATAACAAACTAGAAACTACACTATAAATGCACAACTACATGAGT
The Acipenser ruthenus chromosome 10, fAciRut3.2 maternal haplotype, whole genome shotgun sequence DNA segment above includes these coding regions:
- the LOC117411499 gene encoding microtubule-associated protein 2-like isoform X8, whose product is MADSRQPEESTPQWAAPGTRSDTSPNPHTPPEYKEQPPAAAPSENGFSSYRDCPAGGAPAAASYPATNENGFNGDLASGGMVTAEQVSARIVQEVTAEAVAVLKGEQDIELQHKDTAKRLPSVEDSNLPPSPPPSPASGQIGPLKEDVGDKEKVGPLRRFQNSRERCKFLAPSISVSVPDDDPYHSDDEYYDHPLFSSEWTHSCTLPSGEDALFSLIEVEETVESPSAADEEKQSAAAAEHGPDAIEHLQQAKLKSEAQAQPCPQAEAEAASEARVPTAAPNGRGDEAGEGKTPQEALKMDTQSQGGAVSGQAPTLSSDLKEAERSEEKSNVQPKTEPQTTPPSEEDNKEDHAPTPQSKDSETLPLKGIETPAVTEPPKAESGPSGSTASPAEGKIQSEDSTKLLSKESDKCTDIVKDSSEIPANTAEKSDKTYPEDQKVNLTDVSQTKDTPAGKLPGDVDVPSSPKPQAPDSQSTKDKPQELITEPLISLTKTGVGSLDKAEVTKQDKDVKPDALQAVDLSVKKEAVIISQEAASSKEEHSSVKTQENKEDKEEVKSEIDVFGAAESESKLVLDPKKEPEKRGASSIKPSEPCEDKKDADVKQPQTSLAGAPDSKLNEEAPTEVLPTDQTGKVIETKLEPAEKEETQASIQEKEITEAKIQPALHDKDEPCSALDLHLKSTEKDKSGMSAYFETSALKEEEAKADAQQGEGYYELSDAREKASESFQRVIDESDASGLMETFQIAGDIASVQEISYSTLAQTQDVKPAVDKPDILKSPVKEELKTLPTLEKKKDEGRLSVGRLSLEQRSYSLNIPIASLESPRTFSPLASDILSFTSGSLDEPTDYLPVTTPAVEKRPVFPPVILETTDADSPTSLPTGESKPSSQTESPTESQFQMKDYYKNGSVMAPDLPEMLDLAGARSRLTSESTDTELIRRKSVPADIPALVGDTLAQLAIVDMSQKAARSESQEEIGYCVFSEYTGPMPSPADLHSPLGSPLQIFTTPVLEEYKEEIMKATESMETQAEPAEKEVLMEEPKAEETRKEETTEDKEVKEDSSKVEPLDQHDGSCEIKESVTMEGVSKESSKAETDAQVGVSGNEEEKESELDLPAKPKVVPDVKRQTVPEVEEQEMPSEDKASESLKTDQQEEVKKGTDEVQPDKTSQEAIPEPQPKAKPLEEVIPEGMKPEHSAEEKTDVKADSKNELQAEGDSEKELQPDSASEKEPKSDAGSVKEPQLEDRSLSLAEGRELLETKDKMKDKPDLVHQEAYEEVDAEDAYQLMGVLGSNEEGGTKPKPVKQVPSIEVTIEVYKAAESKQTVEELPPTAKVADEERPEEERPDEERPEEERPKEAPLEPVLAVEPVRPEEERPDEERPKEAPLEPVLAVEPARPEEERPEEERPDEERPKEAPLEPVLAVEPARPEEERPEEAPLEPVLAVEPARPEEERLEEAPLEPVLAVEPARPEEERPEEERPEEAPLEPVLAVEPAPVTLEAQAMEAVEQKEGGGIIEDAVEVGEEPKEVLEEIAPVTQISTEDVDTDQTLETRGAIESIVTVEDDFITVVQTIEEGDDSCHSVRFSDPVEGAVMQDATEDEDGQAEVAEEEEIQAASLEELPVAPSSPEKEVPVSECRTETYDEYKDETTIDDSILDTDSAWQDAQDDDRSIMTEKIEPLPKTESPKIRRPSVEKHAKDKALSRGKGRVSTPERKAAKKEPSMVPRDDMKKKKAVFKKAELTKKSDIQTRSPSRKIPLKPAVRYPRPAHHHSSAKRKPTAVAAAEGRQPLSTARQSRDKIANSSSSALTKIPTTKERAAAAFFPPRPSSACSLTENKSYLKSELYSVRPSSAGSRVYNINDTVQDGTTQSPEKRSSLPRPSSILTSRRAGPADHEESSTSITSSGSTAPRRPTSIRSEGRAEQRASRSGVAGTDHARSRSARSGTCTPITPGSTAITPCTPPSYSCRTPGTPGTPSYPRTPRTPGTPRSMSLARQEKKVAIIRTPPKSPATPKQLRPLNQPLPDLKNVKSKIGSTDNIKYQPKGGQVHIPSVKVDFSHIQAKCGSLEKRQYSPTVGNIQIQSKKIDLSHVTSKCGSLSNIRYRPGGGNIRIESVKLDFKDKAHAKVGSLDNARHTPGGGQIQVLPCGDF